In Wolinella succinogenes DSM 1740, a single genomic region encodes these proteins:
- a CDS encoding PAS domain S-box protein: MKLLSSLPSILKTFLWSALVGASLALLVYLYLQQERSRAFDLAVQKEIELQQLSLETMVEFHRQMSESYFKAFIEPQAYLSRFPELLSLDERKSLSARLALSQEITPLYELLQGRGIDNVGFFSPDNRIIFRAHLPEIAGERIPQASILGELNQTLLPQHSFVVGTTTVGYKSLFPLMEGEKHIGSVELGLSFKSILRKLAATQADKELFVIFKRGERMERLLKNTRYKSFGSAFGSEWFLLEEFGEANRLGEYIEMTERLKSPNPTPILLSQELSVGQVMEDESGFLVVVATPIKEYSGEVFAQLVTIAKAPSLAVLDEYYRHLLRAVQAVLLLLVLGAVWFFHSKNQEKRRQRRWELVSSKMTEGLLLLDAQGSTTYANPKACEMLGYTKEELVGENSHELFHSHQGNRYLRGADCPILRTIKKGISYEGREMFRRKNGVLFVVSVSSYLLEECEGEKSAVVIFKDITEKVRVENLMTLQQNLSKRLEKIANNLLGFFFEYLFLDRGGESFPYVSAGSERLLGLRAHELEQNSLLFWERIEEGDRERLREIFSHAAQNLTAPHNRFRIWGVGGEYRWIEVNAAPQKEEGAVRWYGYVRDITERHLIEESLKESQQRWEFALEGSGDGIWDWGVMEDRLFLSARLQEMFGYARGEMGESMEQASSFILKEDRARVLSTLYRFLKEGEGQYADEFRVNCKEGGYRWIFSRGMVVKRNAQGEAARMIGIFTDITEHKQMEEALSDFNQILGQEVEYELGKRLESEKSFRILFEKSPEGFLILDGGGNILEANPAALGMLGEEMEALQGRGVFELLQGEKIPLKEEEMNQKIERIYENRLGQEVLLETILIPAQVEGKARIFAIWRDVTEVRSLERAREREQAYLIQQSKQAELGSMIGAITHQWKQPLNVLSILIQSLELDAKEEALQKELVLKDCQKMVEMVNFMATTMEDFKNFFKPSKEKEFFLLSKAIGSVGNLVHGEFAKAGIEFKIKGELGVIAFGYSGEFKQVVLNILNNARDVFLERQTQEPRLWVEITKGSKEVVACFRDNGGGIAPELLPEKIFEPFSSTKGARGMGIGLSLSRVIIEEKMGGVLKAYNDDEGAVFEIVLPMGEAIA, translated from the coding sequence GTGAAACTTCTATCTTCTCTTCCTTCAATCTTGAAAACCTTTCTTTGGAGTGCCTTGGTGGGCGCCTCGCTAGCGCTTCTTGTCTATCTCTATCTGCAACAAGAGCGCTCCAGAGCGTTTGATTTAGCGGTTCAAAAAGAGATAGAGCTTCAGCAGCTCTCCTTGGAAACGATGGTGGAGTTTCATCGTCAAATGAGCGAGAGCTACTTCAAGGCATTCATTGAGCCCCAAGCTTATCTGAGCCGTTTTCCTGAGCTTCTCTCCTTGGATGAGAGAAAATCTCTTTCGGCTAGATTGGCATTGAGCCAAGAGATCACCCCGCTTTATGAGCTGCTTCAAGGAAGAGGAATCGATAATGTTGGGTTCTTTTCGCCCGATAATCGCATCATTTTTCGCGCGCATCTTCCTGAGATTGCAGGAGAGAGGATTCCTCAAGCCTCTATTTTGGGCGAGCTCAATCAAACCCTTCTTCCGCAACATAGCTTTGTGGTCGGCACCACCACGGTGGGGTACAAGAGTCTTTTCCCTTTGATGGAAGGGGAAAAGCACATAGGAAGCGTGGAGCTCGGGCTCTCTTTTAAATCAATCCTTCGCAAGCTTGCCGCTACTCAGGCGGACAAGGAGCTCTTCGTCATCTTTAAGCGAGGCGAGAGGATGGAGAGATTGCTTAAAAATACCCGCTACAAGAGCTTTGGGAGTGCTTTTGGTTCTGAGTGGTTTTTGCTAGAGGAGTTTGGAGAGGCGAATCGGCTGGGAGAGTATATTGAGATGACTGAGCGTCTCAAAAGCCCCAATCCTACCCCTATTTTGCTTAGCCAAGAGCTCTCCGTGGGGCAGGTGATGGAAGATGAATCGGGCTTTTTGGTGGTGGTCGCTACGCCCATCAAGGAGTATTCAGGAGAGGTGTTTGCTCAGCTTGTGACAATCGCTAAGGCGCCTAGTTTGGCAGTTCTGGATGAGTATTATCGTCATCTTTTAAGAGCGGTGCAGGCGGTTCTCCTTCTTTTGGTCTTGGGAGCGGTTTGGTTTTTTCACTCAAAGAATCAGGAAAAAAGGCGCCAGAGGCGCTGGGAGCTTGTCTCTTCCAAGATGACAGAGGGGCTTTTGTTGCTTGATGCCCAAGGTTCAACCACCTATGCCAACCCCAAGGCATGCGAGATGCTCGGCTACACCAAAGAGGAGCTTGTAGGAGAGAATTCTCATGAGCTTTTCCACTCTCATCAGGGAAATCGCTATTTAAGAGGTGCGGACTGCCCTATCCTTCGCACGATCAAAAAGGGAATCTCCTATGAGGGCAGGGAGATGTTTAGGCGAAAAAATGGAGTTTTGTTTGTCGTTTCTGTTTCAAGCTACCTCTTGGAGGAGTGCGAAGGTGAAAAGAGTGCGGTGGTGATCTTTAAGGATATCACTGAAAAGGTGAGGGTTGAAAACCTCATGACACTCCAGCAGAATCTCTCCAAGCGCCTAGAAAAGATCGCTAATAACCTTTTGGGGTTCTTCTTTGAATATCTCTTTTTGGATAGAGGAGGCGAGAGCTTTCCCTATGTGAGTGCGGGATCAGAGAGGCTTTTGGGTTTGAGGGCTCACGAGCTAGAGCAAAATTCCCTTCTTTTTTGGGAGAGAATCGAGGAGGGGGACAGGGAGAGGCTGCGCGAGATATTCAGTCATGCCGCTCAAAATCTCACCGCGCCGCATAATCGGTTTCGTATTTGGGGGGTAGGGGGAGAGTATCGATGGATCGAGGTGAATGCTGCCCCTCAGAAAGAGGAGGGAGCAGTGAGGTGGTATGGCTATGTGAGGGATATCACCGAGCGTCATCTCATTGAAGAATCGCTCAAAGAGAGCCAGCAGAGATGGGAGTTTGCACTGGAGGGTTCAGGGGATGGAATCTGGGATTGGGGGGTGATGGAGGATAGACTCTTCTTGTCCGCTCGATTGCAAGAGATGTTTGGCTATGCTCGGGGCGAGATGGGCGAGAGTATGGAGCAGGCCTCCAGTTTTATCCTCAAAGAGGATAGAGCGCGTGTCTTATCGACCCTCTATCGATTCCTCAAAGAGGGAGAGGGGCAATACGCGGATGAGTTTCGCGTGAATTGTAAGGAGGGAGGTTATCGCTGGATTTTCTCCAGGGGCATGGTGGTGAAGCGAAATGCCCAAGGGGAAGCGGCTCGCATGATTGGAATCTTTACGGATATCACCGAGCACAAGCAGATGGAGGAGGCGCTGAGTGATTTCAATCAGATTCTTGGGCAAGAGGTCGAATATGAGCTAGGCAAGCGCTTAGAGAGCGAGAAGAGCTTCAGGATTCTCTTTGAGAAGAGTCCTGAAGGATTCTTGATTCTTGATGGGGGTGGAAATATCCTAGAGGCCAATCCTGCAGCCCTAGGGATGCTTGGTGAAGAGATGGAAGCACTGCAGGGGAGAGGGGTTTTTGAACTTCTCCAAGGTGAAAAAATTCCTCTCAAAGAGGAGGAGATGAATCAAAAGATTGAGAGAATCTATGAGAATCGCCTAGGGCAAGAGGTGCTCTTGGAGACGATTCTTATCCCTGCGCAAGTTGAGGGCAAAGCAAGGATTTTTGCAATTTGGCGCGATGTGACGGAGGTGAGAAGTCTGGAGCGCGCAAGGGAGAGAGAGCAGGCTTACCTTATTCAGCAGTCCAAACAAGCGGAGCTTGGTAGCATGATCGGAGCCATCACGCATCAATGGAAACAGCCACTCAATGTCCTCTCGATTCTGATTCAGAGCCTTGAGTTGGATGCCAAGGAGGAGGCGCTCCAGAAGGAGTTGGTGCTCAAGGATTGCCAAAAGATGGTCGAGATGGTCAATTTCATGGCCACCACTATGGAGGATTTTAAAAACTTCTTTAAGCCGTCCAAAGAGAAAGAGTTTTTTCTCCTCTCCAAAGCCATTGGTTCGGTGGGGAATCTTGTTCATGGGGAGTTTGCCAAAGCGGGCATTGAGTTTAAAATCAAAGGAGAGCTAGGGGTGATCGCCTTTGGTTATAGCGGAGAGTTTAAGCAAGTGGTGCTCAACATCCTCAATAATGCCAGGGATGTCTTTTTGGAGCGTCAAACCCAAGAGCCGCGCCTTTGGGTGGAGATCACCAAAGGATCCAAGGAGGTGGTGGCGTGCTTTAGGGATAACGGAGGAGGCATTGCGCCTGAGTTGCTTCCAGAGAAGATTTTTGAGCCCTTTAGTTCGACCAAGGGGGCACGCGGGATGGGCATAGGACTCTCGCTCTCTAGGGTGATTATCGAGGAGAAGATGGGTGGGGTGCTTAAAGCCTACAATGACGATGAGGGTGCGGTTTTTGAGATTGTTTTACCCATGGGTGAGGCGATTGCCTAA
- a CDS encoding SIMPL domain-containing protein (The SIMPL domain is named for its presence in mouse protein SIMPL (signalling molecule that associates with mouse pelle-like kinase). Bacterial member BP26, from Brucella, was shown to assemble into a channel-like structure, while YggE from E. coli has been associated with resistance to oxidative stress.): protein MRIILLSLLLFFSFSLAKSEESLEGFTLSREISLQEKVTPSRYLSSPSLRASEYLRNKPDLTSAEKAQITQALNQILDRVSKEKFCKGGSYSIDPLYEFNEGRQKLIGHQLFLNLSCTLKNEEIARFNALINDIDKMASGSGFLLFSVPSLSATLSSEDIAMAKEAAYEKILALALDKAKEYSQIALKKCSLIGVEFDSTPSMTPRVMSARLKSGDSMESSAIEPGVPLVQEEDLPISAQVTYRCK, encoded by the coding sequence ATGCGAATCATCCTCCTCTCCCTTCTCCTCTTTTTCTCTTTCTCGTTGGCTAAATCCGAAGAGAGCCTTGAGGGCTTCACTCTCTCACGAGAAATCTCCCTCCAAGAGAAGGTCACCCCTAGTCGCTATCTCTCTAGCCCAAGCCTCAGAGCGAGCGAATACCTGCGAAACAAGCCCGACCTCACTTCGGCTGAAAAAGCTCAAATCACCCAAGCACTCAATCAGATTCTTGATCGCGTCTCTAAAGAGAAGTTTTGCAAAGGGGGCAGCTACTCCATTGACCCTCTTTATGAGTTCAACGAGGGTCGTCAAAAGCTCATCGGACACCAGCTCTTTTTAAATCTCTCTTGCACCCTTAAAAACGAAGAGATCGCTCGCTTTAACGCGCTCATCAATGACATCGACAAGATGGCCTCAGGCAGCGGATTCCTTCTCTTTTCTGTCCCCTCACTAAGCGCCACCTTGAGCTCTGAAGATATAGCCATGGCCAAAGAGGCGGCCTATGAGAAGATCTTGGCTTTGGCACTTGATAAGGCCAAGGAATATTCCCAAATTGCCCTCAAAAAGTGTTCGCTCATCGGGGTTGAGTTTGATTCGACTCCCTCAATGACCCCAAGAGTCATGAGCGCTAGACTCAAAAGTGGCGATTCAATGGAGAGCTCTGCCATTGAGCCCGGAGTGCCTCTAGTGCAAGAGGAGGATCTCCCCATTAGCGCCCAAGTCACCTATCGTTGCAAATAA
- a CDS encoding LysE family translocator codes for MLGSLLQGILLGLGAAVPLGPINVLIMNTALSSARSAFGVGFGAMLADLTYLGVTLLGFHLFLESLLIQEILSLLGGAFLLYLSLLLYKGRNQSIQERSQKHHPFFKSLAKGYLLTLSNPYTIAFWLSVASLTASPKYQGQWLIVGLVIAILCWITFLPFLIYKTKHLISPRISAFFSLFSAGVMAWFGLTLWVGVLSRWL; via the coding sequence TTGCTTGGTTCGCTTTTGCAAGGAATTTTGCTAGGATTGGGGGCGGCGGTGCCTCTTGGCCCCATCAATGTTCTTATTATGAACACCGCCCTAAGTAGCGCTAGAAGTGCTTTTGGAGTTGGATTTGGTGCGATGTTGGCCGATCTCACCTATTTAGGAGTGACTCTTCTTGGATTCCATCTCTTTTTGGAATCGCTCCTCATTCAAGAGATTCTATCCCTTCTTGGAGGGGCATTTCTCCTTTATCTTTCGCTGCTGCTTTATAAGGGACGAAATCAGAGCATCCAAGAGCGATCACAAAAGCATCACCCTTTCTTCAAAAGTCTAGCCAAGGGCTATCTCCTCACTCTCTCTAATCCCTACACGATCGCTTTTTGGCTCTCTGTCGCCTCTTTGACCGCTTCACCCAAATATCAAGGGCAGTGGCTGATTGTAGGATTAGTGATAGCGATTTTGTGCTGGATCACCTTTTTGCCCTTTTTGATTTACAAAACCAAACACCTCATCTCTCCTCGAATTTCGGCCTTTTTTAGCCTTTTTTCAGCGGGAGTGATGGCTTGGTTTGGTTTGACGCTTTGGGTGGGGGTGCTAAGCCGGTGGCTTTAA
- a CDS encoding methyl-accepting chemotaxis protein → MLFSGANHFQASQTINELNHSAQNQSAKSGALFIENYFQEKLRVVQGLAGFIHPQSRSDEARIHETLKTIEKSGGFDLVFVGFEEDGRMIRSNGRHQLPKDGYDPRTRSWYKEAKERKSAGITKAYITSTGNKMAISFFTPLYQDNALLGVVASDLSLENLQKEILKLQGSPSHYSFVLDQENRLLVHPDSALLMQSLAPYNELPAHLSAHPQTPWHYNDKGVERIASCAPLGSQGWLFCSSLPLDEHAKHLDRQLQNSIVMGVLFILFGIAALYWLLGRMLSPIGALQGGLQRFFDLLHHKSDTCPPLSIKGEDEFGVMARLINENVETTLKNLSQDRSCVKDAILMVQEIKEGRLTGEIKATPSHPQLLELKALLNEMVATLRQKIGADARVLLENLHAFSRYDFSVFPPEAQSEMEKSIEKIAREISSLLEENIASSKLLDQKAKLLKESMQTLSQGSNEQAASLQQSAAAIEEMSSSMHSVNDRTSEVIKQSEEIKGVIGIIRDIADQTNLLALNAAIEAARAGEHGRGFAVVADEVRKLAERTQKSLGEIEANTNVLVQSINEMGESIKEQAQGITQINEAIAQLDTVTQQNASVADKTDGIATEVSQLAISSLDELKRFRFLEK, encoded by the coding sequence TTGCTCTTCTCAGGCGCCAACCACTTCCAAGCCTCTCAAACCATCAACGAACTCAATCACTCCGCTCAAAATCAAAGCGCCAAGAGCGGAGCGCTCTTTATTGAAAACTACTTCCAAGAAAAGCTTCGTGTCGTCCAAGGTCTAGCGGGTTTCATCCATCCTCAATCCAGAAGCGATGAGGCAAGAATCCATGAAACCCTTAAGACCATCGAAAAAAGTGGCGGTTTTGACCTTGTCTTTGTTGGATTTGAAGAGGATGGACGAATGATTCGATCCAATGGTCGCCACCAGCTTCCCAAAGATGGATACGATCCCCGCACTCGTTCATGGTACAAGGAGGCCAAAGAGCGTAAAAGCGCTGGAATCACCAAGGCCTATATCACCTCCACGGGGAACAAAATGGCCATCTCCTTTTTCACCCCCCTCTATCAAGACAACGCCCTTCTTGGGGTGGTGGCCTCAGATCTCTCTTTGGAAAATCTCCAAAAAGAGATTCTAAAACTTCAAGGTTCCCCTTCACACTACTCTTTTGTTCTCGATCAAGAGAATCGTCTCCTTGTTCACCCCGACAGCGCTCTCCTCATGCAGTCTCTCGCCCCCTACAATGAGCTTCCTGCCCACCTAAGCGCTCACCCTCAAACCCCGTGGCACTACAACGATAAAGGAGTGGAGCGCATTGCCTCTTGTGCCCCCCTTGGCTCTCAAGGCTGGCTCTTTTGCTCTTCTTTACCCCTAGATGAACACGCTAAACATCTCGACCGACAACTTCAAAACTCTATCGTCATGGGTGTCTTGTTTATCCTGTTTGGAATAGCTGCCCTCTACTGGCTTCTAGGAAGGATGCTGAGCCCCATTGGAGCGCTTCAGGGCGGATTGCAACGATTCTTTGACCTGCTCCATCACAAAAGCGACACCTGCCCTCCTCTCTCCATCAAAGGAGAGGATGAATTTGGGGTGATGGCGCGTCTCATTAACGAGAATGTAGAGACCACCCTTAAAAACCTCTCCCAGGATCGCTCTTGCGTCAAAGATGCAATTTTGATGGTTCAAGAGATCAAAGAGGGGCGTCTCACAGGAGAGATCAAGGCCACCCCCAGCCATCCTCAACTCTTAGAGCTTAAAGCGCTGCTCAATGAGATGGTCGCCACCCTTCGTCAAAAAATCGGCGCCGATGCACGAGTGCTGCTAGAAAACCTCCATGCCTTCTCTCGCTATGACTTCTCCGTATTTCCACCTGAGGCCCAAAGCGAAATGGAGAAGAGCATTGAAAAGATCGCTAGAGAGATCTCTTCCTTGCTAGAAGAGAATATCGCCTCCTCCAAGCTCCTCGACCAAAAAGCCAAACTCCTTAAAGAATCAATGCAAACCCTCTCTCAAGGTAGCAATGAACAGGCAGCTAGCCTTCAGCAGAGTGCCGCCGCTATTGAAGAGATGAGTAGCTCTATGCATAGTGTCAATGATAGAACCTCTGAGGTGATCAAACAGTCTGAAGAGATTAAAGGGGTGATTGGAATCATTAGAGACATTGCCGATCAAACCAACCTACTGGCTCTAAATGCTGCCATTGAAGCTGCAAGAGCAGGAGAGCATGGAAGAGGATTTGCAGTCGTTGCCGATGAAGTGAGAAAGCTAGCGGAGAGGACTCAGAAGTCTTTAGGAGAGATAGAGGCTAATACCAATGTTCTAGTTCAATCGATTAATGAGATGGGAGAGAGCATTAAAGAGCAAGCCCAAGGAATCACTCAGATCAATGAGGCTATTGCCCAACTTGATACCGTAACTCAACAAAATGCCAGTGTGGCGGATAAGACGGATGGGATAGCGACAGAGGTGAGCCAGCTGGCCATCTCTTCACTTGATGAACTCAAGCGATTCCGCTTTTTAGAGAAGTAG
- a CDS encoding putative DNA modification/repair radical SAM protein: MTLEEKLALLSDSAKYDVSCASSGGKSPSSLPAGVCHSFTSDGRCVSLLKILLTNHCIYDCAYCINRASMDRPKAKFSPEEIASLTIEFYRRNYIEGLFLSSGIFKSPDETMQEIILTLELLRHTHQFKGYIHAKIIPGSSSELIHKLYRLADRVSSNIELPTSRSLALLAPQKEKSDVLSPFLLLQKNQSLSTPKASTQMIIGASPESDAEILATSEALYSRRLLSRVYYSAFTPTTHDSRLPLITSPQTLLQREHRLYQADWLLRFYGFNARELFSTTRLNLGLDFDPKTLWALENLHLFPLDPHYAPKEMLLRVPGIGVKSTLALLRARRFGRLYESDLKRLGISLKKARYFLALQGKPLSPFKLEESRLRQELRSLSKTPLVRPTLFDFYHLNPALSGEL; this comes from the coding sequence ATGACCCTAGAAGAGAAACTCGCCCTCCTATCTGATTCGGCCAAATATGACGTCTCGTGCGCTAGCTCTGGAGGCAAAAGCCCCTCTAGCTTGCCCGCTGGTGTCTGCCACAGCTTCACTAGCGATGGGCGCTGCGTCTCGTTATTAAAGATTCTTCTCACCAATCACTGCATCTATGATTGTGCCTACTGCATCAATCGCGCCTCGATGGATCGCCCCAAGGCCAAATTCTCTCCCGAAGAGATTGCCTCTCTCACGATAGAGTTCTATCGTCGTAACTATATTGAGGGGCTTTTTCTAAGTTCTGGAATTTTTAAAAGTCCTGATGAAACCATGCAAGAGATCATCCTTACCCTAGAGCTTCTGCGCCACACCCATCAATTCAAGGGCTACATCCACGCCAAAATTATCCCTGGTAGCTCTAGCGAACTCATCCACAAGCTCTACAGACTCGCGGATCGAGTGAGTTCCAATATCGAGCTTCCTACTAGTCGCTCTCTCGCCCTTCTCGCCCCCCAAAAAGAGAAGAGCGATGTCCTCTCCCCCTTTTTATTGCTTCAAAAAAACCAATCACTCTCCACCCCCAAGGCGAGCACCCAGATGATCATTGGCGCTAGTCCTGAGAGCGACGCGGAGATTCTTGCGACCTCAGAAGCACTCTACTCAAGAAGGCTTCTTTCGCGCGTCTACTACTCCGCCTTCACCCCCACCACCCACGATTCGCGTCTCCCCCTCATCACCTCTCCCCAAACTCTCCTTCAGCGCGAACATCGACTCTATCAAGCGGATTGGCTTCTGCGATTCTATGGATTTAACGCTAGGGAGCTCTTCTCCACAACCCGCCTCAATCTCGGTCTTGATTTTGACCCAAAGACCCTTTGGGCACTTGAAAACCTCCACCTCTTCCCTCTTGATCCACACTACGCCCCCAAGGAGATGCTCTTGCGAGTTCCGGGAATTGGCGTGAAAAGCACACTCGCCCTACTTAGAGCGAGGCGTTTTGGCCGACTTTATGAGAGCGATCTGAAGCGCCTAGGAATCTCTCTCAAAAAGGCGCGCTATTTCCTAGCCCTCCAAGGCAAACCTCTCTCTCCTTTCAAGCTTGAAGAATCTCGCCTTCGCCAAGAGTTGCGCTCTCTCTCCAAGACCCCTTTGGTGCGCCCCACTCTTTTTGATTTTTACCATCTCAATCCTGCGCTAAGTGGTGAGTTATGA
- a CDS encoding TIGR03915 family putative DNA repair protein has product MSFLTLIDHLYRHALMPEAIHTLKERRGKIEGSLWGEREIIGEEEVAQKVWKAILARFDSKSISLLRDAFLAPSPPFLEMLSFVILGFKEPKFLQNPNIPCVRNLERLHRAIHREIHRYIGFLRFKEKEAGWLYAAFAPQYLILEPLGDHFAQRMGQESFILHDEARGSAFFYSQGRRTIKTGVSVTKKENEEKKGTWEERWRLFLESATIPERRNENLQRSLLPLSYRRFMTEFEP; this is encoded by the coding sequence GTGAGTTTTTTGACCTTAATTGATCACCTCTATCGACACGCCCTCATGCCTGAGGCGATTCACACCCTCAAAGAGAGGAGAGGCAAAATAGAAGGCTCTTTATGGGGTGAGCGGGAGATCATAGGAGAGGAGGAGGTGGCGCAAAAGGTGTGGAAAGCGATTCTAGCGCGCTTTGATTCAAAGAGCATCTCCCTCCTTAGAGACGCTTTTCTCGCCCCCTCACCCCCCTTTTTAGAGATGCTCTCTTTTGTGATTTTAGGCTTTAAAGAGCCCAAATTCCTCCAAAATCCAAATATCCCTTGCGTGAGAAATCTAGAGCGCCTTCACAGGGCCATCCATCGAGAAATCCATCGCTACATAGGTTTTTTGCGTTTTAAAGAGAAGGAGGCGGGATGGCTCTATGCCGCTTTTGCCCCTCAATATCTAATCTTAGAGCCCCTAGGGGATCACTTCGCTCAAAGAATGGGTCAAGAATCGTTCATCCTTCATGATGAGGCTAGGGGAAGTGCTTTTTTCTACTCACAAGGAAGGAGGACGATCAAAACAGGGGTGAGCGTTACCAAAAAGGAGAATGAAGAGAAGAAAGGAACATGGGAAGAGCGCTGGAGGCTTTTCTTGGAGAGCGCCACGATTCCAGAGAGGAGAAACGAGAATCTCCAGCGCTCTCTTCTTCCCCTCTCCTATCGAAGATTCATGACTGAATTTGAGCCTTAG
- a CDS encoding methyl-accepting chemotaxis protein, whose amino-acid sequence MKNTSYLSNALGLGWLLIALLVIGDVVQAWLIGFHWIAFTGFLVSIIAVGLLLYQLQRMRFCIEKVKAVMDEAAKGNFEPRVTHIKDFGTVGSIARSSNNLLDQVETFIRESDTAIRYASQNRFFRKFMVEGMNPTFAREGSKTNQTVEVMRQNHLNALKEGVASELYEVNQNKEQLGHLQKSFMRSVDKLEEIAKGVEGAAKESGGRIGEIQQVVDSLHSLTELIASNKEATKMLLNRSSEINSIINLINDISEQTNLLALNAAIEAARAGEHGRGFAVVAEEVRKLAEKTQKATGEIRASIQILQQDSGDIHTNSEEMNEVIERFNVIMRDFEQTLRGLNDTTVDVNHSIQDIKSRIFLNLVMVDHVVFKDNAYHAATTGNLEGVLVNHHECRFGHWYDEEGKGLYGDTPSYPLIKEPHKIVHQRAIEAVECVTKKVCDSLSMVNKFKEVEAASAQLFDLMEKMIDEKAQRR is encoded by the coding sequence ATGAAGAATACATCCTATCTCTCTAATGCTCTAGGGCTTGGTTGGCTCCTCATTGCTCTCTTGGTGATTGGCGATGTGGTGCAGGCGTGGTTGATAGGATTCCATTGGATCGCTTTCACAGGATTTTTGGTCTCTATCATAGCGGTGGGATTGCTACTCTATCAGTTGCAAAGAATGCGCTTCTGTATCGAGAAGGTCAAGGCGGTGATGGATGAAGCGGCCAAGGGGAATTTTGAGCCGCGAGTCACGCACATCAAAGATTTCGGAACCGTAGGCAGTATCGCTCGAAGCTCTAACAACCTTTTGGATCAGGTGGAGACCTTCATCAGGGAGAGCGACACGGCCATTCGTTACGCTAGCCAGAATCGATTCTTTCGAAAGTTTATGGTCGAAGGGATGAACCCGACCTTTGCTAGAGAGGGGAGTAAGACCAACCAAACCGTTGAGGTGATGCGCCAAAACCACCTTAATGCCCTCAAAGAAGGGGTTGCCTCGGAGCTTTATGAGGTTAATCAGAACAAAGAGCAGCTAGGGCATCTCCAAAAAAGCTTCATGAGAAGCGTGGACAAGCTTGAAGAGATCGCCAAGGGCGTGGAGGGGGCCGCTAAAGAATCAGGCGGAAGAATCGGTGAGATTCAGCAGGTGGTCGATAGTCTCCACTCCCTCACTGAGCTCATCGCCTCCAATAAAGAGGCGACCAAAATGCTTCTCAATCGCTCCTCGGAGATCAACTCTATCATCAATCTCATCAACGACATTTCCGAGCAGACCAACCTCCTCGCTCTCAATGCTGCCATTGAGGCCGCTAGGGCGGGAGAGCATGGAAGAGGATTTGCCGTGGTGGCTGAAGAGGTGAGAAAGCTGGCCGAAAAGACCCAAAAGGCCACGGGAGAGATTCGCGCCTCCATTCAGATTCTTCAGCAAGATAGCGGAGATATTCACACCAATTCTGAAGAGATGAATGAGGTGATTGAGCGCTTCAATGTGATCATGCGAGATTTTGAACAGACGCTTCGAGGTCTCAACGATACGACCGTGGATGTCAATCACTCCATCCAAGATATTAAGAGTCGAATCTTTCTTAATCTCGTCATGGTCGATCATGTTGTCTTTAAAGATAATGCCTATCATGCCGCCACGACAGGTAATCTTGAGGGGGTTTTGGTCAACCATCATGAGTGTCGATTTGGGCATTGGTATGATGAAGAGGGCAAGGGGCTTTATGGCGATACGCCAAGCTATCCCCTCATCAAAGAGCCGCACAAGATCGTCCATCAGAGGGCGATTGAGGCGGTGGAGTGCGTGACGAAAAAGGTATGCGATTCTCTCTCGATGGTCAATAAGTTCAAGGAGGTAGAAGCTGCCAGTGCACAACTCTTTGATCTCATGGAGAAGATGATTGATGAGAAGGCGCAAAGGCGCTAA
- a CDS encoding PAS domain-containing protein, with protein MNRPIPNDHERVFEASEIVVSKTDTKGRITYGNDLFIELSGYKELELLGAHHNIVRHPDMPRVIFKFLWDYIKKGEEINAYVKNLSKDGSYYWVLANVTPSFDHKNQVVGYYSVRRKPKVEALGVIKPLYKQLLEIEKSQGMEGSERHLQEILKQQGKSYEEYILSL; from the coding sequence ATGAATAGACCCATTCCTAATGATCATGAGCGGGTTTTTGAAGCGAGTGAGATTGTTGTATCCAAAACCGACACCAAAGGGCGAATCACCTATGGGAACGACCTCTTTATCGAGCTCTCCGGATATAAAGAGCTAGAGCTTTTGGGGGCGCATCACAATATCGTGCGTCATCCTGATATGCCTAGAGTCATTTTTAAATTTTTATGGGATTACATCAAAAAAGGCGAAGAGATCAACGCTTACGTGAAGAATCTATCCAAAGATGGCTCCTATTACTGGGTGCTTGCCAATGTCACCCCCTCTTTTGATCACAAGAATCAAGTGGTGGGATACTACTCCGTGCGGCGCAAGCCAAAGGTTGAAGCCTTGGGGGTAATCAAGCCTCTTTACAAACAGCTCCTTGAGATCGAGAAGAGCCAAGGGATGGAGGGCTCTGAGCGCCATTTGCAAGAGATTTTAAAACAACAAGGGAAAAGTTATGAAGAATACATCCTATCTCTCTAA